CCCTTTTTCGGAAAATACGGATTCACTATAATTCATTGGTTTCTTTCAGCAAGACATACGGAACATGTTCCAAAATATTAATGGGCCGATGATAACACTTTCCGGGATACGGTTCAGGGGCGTTTGACGGCTCAATATACGATCGTCCCCGGGGTGTTCTTCCATTCCACCAGTATAGCCATGCATTCTTCCCGCATGAAACCCGGTTCGATACGGACGGGTGAAAGACCTTTTTCCTTCATGTGCATCGACGATATACACAATTCATTGAAACCCAGCTTCTTCACGTCCTCTATGTCTGTCCCATAAACAAGGCGTTCTATCCTGGCCCAGTGTATGGCCGCGAAACACATTGGACATGGTTCGGTCGTGGAATATATGACACATCCGGACAGGTCGTGGCTACCTATTTCCCCGGCGGCCAGGGATATCGCGTTGATCTCGGCGTGCCGTGTAGGGTCTTTTTGCTCAAGTACGGAGTTATGCGCGGAAGCTATGATCTTCCCGTCCTTTACCAGTACCGCGCCGAAAGGCCCGCCACTGCCACCTCTTATCCCATTAAGCGCTTCCTGTATCGCCACATTCATGGCTTTGTGGTCATCCACTTCGTTCCTTCTCATTTCTCCAGTTTGCTCCTTATATCCTTAAGCACTTTATCTATCCTGTCTATTCTCCACTCAAGGGACGACAATATCCAGAACTGGAAATGGTTGAGCCTCATATAAGATTCCAGGAAGTATACGAGCTTTAGCGACAAGAGCAATATGCCAAGCTCTATCATGAAAAAACGTATCTTGCCGCCGTACAATATCGATAGGGCGAATATCACGAGTACAAGGGTTATGAATATTACGTTTATCAGGCGGGCCCGGTCCGAAGGAACGCCCCCGATCTTTCCTATTATCTTCCTTACGTTCTCTTTCTCCTGCTCAAAACTGCGTATAGCGTCTTCCAGCTCCGTTTCCTGGTCCGTCTTGCTGTAATGTTCTTTCATGATGTCCTTCCATTCCTTATTTTGTTTTTTTCTCGGTCGTGGACACGTCGTGTTTCTTATCGTTCTCGGTGGCCACAAGGACAGTGGCCGCGGCCCCCGCCCCGGCCAGGAACCAGAGCGGAGCGCATCCCGCGCTTGTCATGACATATGAAATAAGGACCAAACCTCCCACGAATATCCTTGCTCTCGTCACCATTATCCCCTTTCTCAGTCCTTCCCCGTATCGTCGAGGTCATAGGAAGTATTTATCCCGAATCTTTCGCAAAGTGCGCTTATCTCGTTCTTGAGCCCTACCGGATCCCCCAGCCCCATGCTATCCCGGCTTATGAGGTAATATATCCTGCGAAAAGCCCATTGCCTGGCGATATCCTTATCCCCCGGGGAAGCGTCTTTCAACGATTTGGCGAAAATGAACTCTTTCGTCGCGCCTTTTATCTCTCCCAGTAGCTGCATGGAAAATATG
This genomic stretch from Candidatus Omnitrophota bacterium harbors:
- a CDS encoding nucleoside deaminase: MRRNEVDDHKAMNVAIQEALNGIRGGSGGPFGAVLVKDGKIIASAHNSVLEQKDPTRHAEINAISLAAGEIGSHDLSGCVIYSTTEPCPMCFAAIHWARIERLVYGTDIEDVKKLGFNELCISSMHMKEKGLSPVRIEPGFMREECMAILVEWKNTPGTIVY